Sequence from the Gemmatimonadota bacterium genome:
GACGGCCTCACCGCGCTCGTCTCGGCGCCTGCCGTCGCCCCGCAGATCATGATGATCGTCGTGGGATCGATGGGGAAGGGACTGGTCGCCGGGTGGATCATCGGCTTCATCGCCAAGAAGGTCGACAATATGGCGGTGGGGATCGTCGCGGGAACGTTCGTCAGCGGCTTGCTGGCGCTTCCGTTCGCGTTGGGTAAGAATCCGGAGACGGGCGAAGTCTACTTCTGGGAGATCCTGATCCCGGGAATGATCGTCGGGTTGATCGTCGGCTACGCGACCCAGCGGCACCAGCCGAAGGGTCGCGCGGCCTGAGGATCAGGGCGCCTTCTTCGCTGCGGGCACCGGCGCCATCGGCGTGATCATGTCGAAGGTGGTGACGTGCATGTTCAGCGCCGGCCCCATGCGGAAGGCAATGGCGGGACGGTTGGGCAGCGACGTACGCGGCATCGAGCCGATCACCTTGCCGTTTACCAGGAAGCTGACCTCGTCGGTGCCGATCGCGATCCGCAGCAGGTTGGTCGAGTAGCCATTCGAGTCCGGCCTGGCGACCGCCGGCGCCGGCTGCCACGCCGCCACCGGCGTCTCCCTCCCGCGCTCGACCCGGGCCACGGCCACCGAACCGTCCCGACGGACCAGCACACCGACCCATTCACCCGGCGCGTCGAGACTCGTCACACCCAGGCCATAGGCGCCGCTTCCGGTTCCAGGGAAGAGGATCACCTTGGCCTCGGCGCCCCGACGGCCTTCGACGACGTGACCGGTCGGGTAGAGCGTCGCCCCCGAGGTGGTCGTGGTGAGGTGGAAGCCGGGCGCCATCGAGGTGAACGCCCATCCGGCCGAGTCCGGTGAGGCGCCCCGCACGTCGTGGTGCCAGGCCCAGCCGGGCGGCGGCGTGACCTGGGCGGTGAGCGCCAGGGGCGCCAATGTCAGGAACAGGACAGCGGAGAGGGTGGCGCGACGGGTCATGGTGGCCTCGTGATGGGAATGGACGTCTCCACGGAATATTACCGATCCGGCAGGCATTCCTTGTGGGGCGCCCATGGCACCGCGCCGATCCGTCCCGCGGCCCGCTGCAACCAAGGGATCCTTTCCGGCGTATCTCGGGGTAAGTATTCGATTCGCCGCCAGTCGCTCCGCCCCCCAGTCACCCGGTCCCTCGATGCGCTCACTCCCGCTCGTCGCCCTGCTGCTGCTCGTCCCCGCCGTAGCCTCGGCCCAGACGCCACTGCCGAAGGTCGATGCCAAGCCCGCCACCCCCGATTCGGCCAAGTCAAAGGCCCGTGCCAAGCCGCTGTTCAAGCTCGAGAAGGTCGAGTGGATGTCGGGGTGCTGGGCGGCCGAGACCGGCAACGATACGCGCGTCGAGGAAGACTGGAGTGCCGCGTCGGAAAACCTGATGCTGGCCACCACCCGCTACCTCACCAACGGGCGGGCCACGGGATACGAGTTCACTCGGATCGAGGCCACCGACTCGGGGATCGTCTTCGCCGCCGCGGCCGATGGAAAGCCGGAGCACGTGTACAAGCTGGTCCGGCAGGCGAGTGAGTATCTGCTCTTTGAGCGGACCAGCAAGGAGTTTCCGCAGCGCATCATCTACCGCCGTTCCTCCGACGGCGCATTGATCCCGCGCAATGAAGGGGAAGGCCAGCCGAGCATCGAACTCCGCCTGATGCGAGTTCGCTGCGCCGGCGACAAGAAGTAAAGCGGAGTTCCCCTGGGCGCCGTCATCGAGTCGATCAGCACCTTCCTCTTCAAGTATCCCCCGCGCCTCTTCGCGCGGGGGGAGTTGGTCGTGGCGCCGGTCGTCGCGCCGTGGGTCCTGGCCATGCTGGCGGTGCTGGCCGTACTGCTGGCGGTGTTCGCCGCCCGGCGGTTGCGCGGGCCTTCGCTGGCGGAACGGATGACCCTTGGCACGCTGCGCGCCCTGGCGCTGCTGCTGGTGATCGCCTGCCTCCTCCGGCCCGCTGTGATCGTCTCGCGGGCCGTGCCGCAGCGCAACGTACTGGCCATCCTCGTCGACGATTCGCGCAGCATGCGCATTGCCGATGCCGACTCCACCCGCCGGGTCGATGCTGCGCGCCGCGTCTTTGCCGATTCGGCCGCACTGGTCCGGCGCCTCAGTGAACGCTTCGCGCTTCGTTTCTTCCGCTTCAGCGCCACCGCCACACCGCTGACCGATCGCGCGGCGTGGTCCGCCACGGGGACGCGCACCGACCTCGCGACCTCGCTCGAGTCGGTTCGGCAGGAACTCGCCGACGTGCCGCTCGCCGGCGTGGTGGTCGTGAGCGACGGCGCCGACAACACCGCCTCCGACCTGGAGCCGCCGCTGCTCGGCTACCGGGTCCGCCGCGTCCCGCTCTACACCGTCGGCGTCGGCACGGAACGCTTTGCGCGGGACATCGCCGTCGATCGCGTCTCGCTGCCACGCTCGGTCCTCGAGGGCGGGGCGGCCGTCGCCGACGTGACCCTCGGCGTGCGGGGCTTCGATGGCGTTGACGTGAAGCTGACGGTCGAGGCCGATGGCCGCGTGGTGCACCAGGAGACGACGACGCTGCGTGACAAGCGCGAAGCCGTCTCAGTCCCACTCCGGATTCCGCCGCTGCCGAAGGGGACGCACCTGATTCGCGTCATCGCGACGCCACTCGCCGGCGAGGCGATTCTCGAGAACAACGAGGCCCAGGGCGTACTGCGGGTTCGGCCTGGTCGGGAGAAGGTGCTCTATCTCGACGGCGAACCGCGGCCCGAGTTCGCCTTCCTCCGCCGCGCGGTCGCCGAGGACAGTGCCCTCCAGCTTGTGGCGATCCTGCGGAGCGCGGAGGGGAAATACCTCCGGCTCGGGGTCGACGACTCGCTCGATCTCTCCAGCGGCTTCCCCGTGCGCCGCGCTGAGCTCTTCCGCTACCGCGCCGTCGTGCTAGGCAACATCGAGGCGGCCTTCTTCAGCGGCGACCAGCTGCGGATGCTGGCCGACTTCGTCTCGCAGCGCGGTGGTGGGCTGTTGATGCTCGGCGGTCGCGGCACGCTCGGTGAAGGCGGCTACGCCGGGACGCCGGTCGATGAAGTGCTGCCGTTTGCGCTGCAGGCCAGCGGGAGCGACCCGAGCTTTGCCGAACTCGCCGTGCGCCCCACCGCGGCAGGGGTCGGTCAGCCGATGCTGCAACTCGCCGCGACACGGACGGCCAATCAGGCCCGCTGGGCGGCGCTCCCGCCGGCGACGACGGTGAATCGTCTCGGCCCGCTTCGCCCGGGGGCG
This genomic interval carries:
- a CDS encoding VWA domain-containing protein, which codes for MAPVVAPWVLAMLAVLAVLLAVFAARRLRGPSLAERMTLGTLRALALLLVIACLLRPAVIVSRAVPQRNVLAILVDDSRSMRIADADSTRRVDAARRVFADSAALVRRLSERFALRFFRFSATATPLTDRAAWSATGTRTDLATSLESVRQELADVPLAGVVVVSDGADNTASDLEPPLLGYRVRRVPLYTVGVGTERFARDIAVDRVSLPRSVLEGGAAVADVTLGVRGFDGVDVKLTVEADGRVVHQETTTLRDKREAVSVPLRIPPLPKGTHLIRVIATPLAGEAILENNEAQGVLRVRPGREKVLYLDGEPRPEFAFLRRAVAEDSALQLVAILRSAEGKYLRLGVDDSLDLSSGFPVRRAELFRYRAVVLGNIEAAFFSGDQLRMLADFVSQRGGGLLMLGGRGTLGEGGYAGTPVDEVLPFALQASGSDPSFAELAVRPTAAGVGQPMLQLAATRTANQARWAALPPATTVNRLGPLRPGATLWLEGMPAGGGPARPVFATQRYGRGISAVLALQDSWLWRMDPKAPLEDMAHATFWRQTLRGLLDEVPDQVEVATIPERVGPGELVTVRARVADETFGDVNDASVVVTVTPPIGEPYDLTLDRVPREEGTYLGRFTATDAGPYSLSTAARRFTDTTFAAPQILLADTLGVDMERAELRTPLLRQIAEETGGRYYPLADAEKLVDDVQLTESGITVRDARDLWDAPIVFFALLALLVAEWGLRRRWGLS